The Solanum lycopersicum chromosome 9, SLM_r2.1 genome window below encodes:
- the LOC101243813 gene encoding methyl jasmonate esterase 1 — MEKSNCLTRLVVLILVLPYVNATLSRPKATTKHFVLVHKACHGAWSWYRIIALMKSSGHNVTALDLGSSGINSKQALEITHFSDFLSPLIEFMTSLPTHKNVVLVGHSIGGLAISKAMELFPEKISGAVFVAGLMPGPNINAGNVYIELCNAVVSKLDNRVIYHNGPSNPPIFILGPKYLASNVYQQSPIQDLALATTLVREIFFFSVEDVSKEIILSRKRYGSIRRAFVVTSEDKLLKKEFQQLMIESNPPEEVKEIEGADHMVMMSKPHELFKFLLRFADK, encoded by the exons atggagaAAAGCAATTGTCTAACAAGACTTGTAGTTCTAATACTTGTATTGCCCTATGTAAATGCAACCTTGTCAAGGCCTAAAGCTACTACAAAGCACTTTGTGTTGGTTCATAAGGCATGTCATGGAGCCTGGTCATGGTACAGAATAATAGCATTAATGAAATCTTCAGGGCATAATGTCACAGCTCTTGACTTAGGTTCTTCAGGAATCAACTCGAAACAGGCTCTCGAAATCACACATTTTTCTGATTTCTTGAGTCCGTTAATCGAGTTCATGACTTCTCTTCCTACACATAAAAATGTTGTTCTTGTTGGCCATAGCATTGGTGGTCTAGCCATTTCGAAAGCCATGGAACTTTTTCCAGAAAAAATTTCAGGTGCTGTATTTGTTGCTGGTTTAATGCCTGGTCCAAATATCAATGCAGGCAATGTCTACATAGAG TTATGCAATGCAGTAGTATCGAAACTTGATAATCGTGTTATATACCATAATGGGCCTTCGAATCCTCCAATCTTCATTTTGGGTCCAAAGTACTTGGCAAGTAATGTTTACCAACAGAGCCCAATTCAG GATTTGGCGTTGGCCACTACATTAGTaagggaaatttttttttttagtgtgGAAGATGTTTCGAAGGAGATAATTCTTTCGAGAAAAAGATATGGATCAATTAGGCGAGCGTTTGTTGTGACTTCTGAagataaacttttaaaaaaagaatttcaacaGTTGATGATCGAAAGTAATCCACCTGAAGAAGTGAAAGAGATCGAGGGCGCTGACCATATGGTCATGATGTCTAAGCCCCATgaactttttaaatttcttcttaGATTTGCTGACAAGTGA